In one Gracilinanus agilis isolate LMUSP501 chromosome 6, AgileGrace, whole genome shotgun sequence genomic region, the following are encoded:
- the LOC123251146 gene encoding olfactory receptor 5B12-like — protein MATMENQSEVKEFILLGLTDAPELQVPLFIIFTTIYLITLVGNLGMIALISCDSHLHTPMYFFLSHLSLVDFGYSSAITPKVMSMFLMEDKIISYGGCTAQFFFFVAFSTTEIYLLAAMAYDRHAAVCKPLHYTTAMTSRVCAGLTIGSYLCGFLNSSIHTKNAFSFDFCSSSMIHHFFCDFPALVTLSCSETHISELVVFFVVGFNVLLTLFIILISYLFIFIAILRMRSTESRQKAFSTCASHLTAVSIFYGTVIFMYLQPSASHSMDTDKVVSVFYTIVIPMLNPLVYSLRNKDVKSAFIKISQSAKSSLVLSF, from the coding sequence ATGGCAACTATGGAGAACCAGTCAGAAGTGAAGGAGTTTATCCTTCTGGGATTAACGGATGCCCCTGAGTTGCAGGTCCCCCTCTTCATAATATTCACTACCATATACCTCATCACCTTGGTGGGGAACCTGGGGATGATAGCTCTGATCTCCTGTGACTCCCATCTTCACACACCCATGTACTTTTTCCTCAGCCATCTCTCACTGGTGGATTTTGGCTATTCTTCAGCTATTACTCCCAAGGTAATGTCCATGTTCCTCATGGAAGACAAGATAATCTCTTATGGTGGATGTACTGCacagtttttcttctttgtggcCTTTTCCACCACTGAAATTTATCTACTGGCTGCTATGGCTTATGATCGTCATGCAGCTGTGTGTAAACCTCTCCATTACACCACCGCCATGACATCTAGGGTGTGTGCTGGTCTCACTATTGGTTCCTATTTATGTGGTTTTCTGAATTCTTCCATTCACACGAAAAATGCctttagttttgatttctgtagTTCCAGCATGATCCATCACTTTTTCTGTGATTTTCCAGCACTTGTGACTCTCTCCTGTTCAGAGACACACATCAGTGAATTGGTTGTCTTCTTTGTTGTGGGATTCAATGTCCTTTTAACCCTTTTCATCATCTTGATATCCTACTTATTCATCTTTATTGCCATCTTGAGGATGCGTTCAACTGAGAGTCGACAGAAAGCCTTTTCTACGTGTGCTTCCCACCTCACAGCAGTGTCCATATTCTATGGGACAGTAATATTTATGTATCTACAACCCAGCGCTAGTCATTCCATGGACACAGACAAAGTAGTGTCTGTCTTCTACACTATAGTCATTCCCATGTTGAACCCTCTGGTCTATAGCCTGAGGAATAAAGATGTCAAGAGTGCTTTTATTAAAATTTCTCAGAGTGCAAAGTCTTCATTAGTCTTATCCTTTTAA